The following proteins are co-located in the Silene latifolia isolate original U9 population chromosome 1, ASM4854445v1, whole genome shotgun sequence genome:
- the LOC141586478 gene encoding uncharacterized protein LOC141586478, with the protein MVYAFNGVNDRALLWGHLRRISGTIAGPWAIAGDFNCVLSATERVGGNVPSTEMEPFRDCVTDCGVLDIAATGSLLTWNNKQKPEERIYSRLDRVLVNKSWCDHLPDLYTHFLPKGIYDHTPCIVSSSKQTQGKRSFKYFNMWGGSKDFIPIV; encoded by the coding sequence ATGGTGTATGCGTTCAATGGTGTTAATGATAGAGCCCTTCTTTGGGGTCATCTGAGGAGAATATCAGGGACAATTGCAGGCCCATGGGCCATAGCAGGCGATTTCAACTGTGTCTTATCAGCAACTGAGAGAGTTGGGGGCAATGTTCCATCTACTGAGATGGAACCTTTCAGGGACTGTGTAACAGACTGTGGTGTTCTGGATATTGCTGCAACTGGTTCCTTGCTCACATGGAACAACAAGCAGAAGCCTGAGGAGAGGATATATAGCAGACTGGATAGAGTCTTGGTCAACAAATCCTGGTGTGATCATTTACCTGATTTGTATACTCATTTCCTTCCTAAGGGGATATATGACCATACCCCATGTATTGTGAGCAGTTCTAAGCAGACTCAAGGGAAACGTAGCTTCAAGTATTTTAACATGTGGGGAGGGTCTAAAGATTTTATACCCATTGTGTGA